The Labilibaculum sp. DW002 genome includes a region encoding these proteins:
- a CDS encoding HAD family hydrolase, translating to MKSIDIYPNTEAFIFDLDGTLADTMPLHFQAWTKTAEIMNLKFSLDFLKSCAGMPSAKIINLLNEKNNHKIDPQEFSNLKEEFFTKDMHKIKKISAVTDLVYKYHGKIPMAVGTGGKRTIASETLQILGLDKYIPILVSADDVENHKPEPETFLKCAELMGISPRNCQVFEDANLGFQAAKAAGMMLTDVTPFY from the coding sequence ATGAAATCAATTGATATTTACCCCAACACAGAAGCTTTCATTTTTGATTTAGATGGAACATTAGCTGACACTATGCCATTGCACTTTCAAGCATGGACAAAAACAGCAGAAATCATGAACTTAAAATTTAGCCTTGATTTTTTAAAGAGTTGCGCAGGAATGCCATCGGCAAAAATTATCAATTTGCTAAACGAGAAAAACAACCACAAGATTGATCCACAAGAATTCTCTAATCTGAAAGAAGAGTTTTTCACAAAGGATATGCATAAAATTAAAAAAATCTCAGCGGTTACAGATTTGGTGTACAAATACCATGGAAAAATACCAATGGCGGTTGGAACTGGTGGCAAACGAACCATTGCATCGGAAACATTACAAATCTTAGGGCTAGACAAGTACATCCCTATTTTGGTTAGTGCAGACGATGTTGAAAATCACAAACCAGAACCAGAAACTTTTTTAAAATGTGCAGAACTAATGGGCATCTCTCCTAGGAATTGTCAAGTGTTTGAAGATGCCAACTTAGGCTTTCAAGCTGCTAAGGCTGCAGGTATGATGCTAACAGATGTTACTCCTTTTTATTAG